gtatatggtctagtctatagtctattttataatctagtctatagtttagtcaatagtctagtctataatatagtctattatctaggctaaagactagactataatgtaatttatagtatattatatagtctagtctatatactagtatatggtctagtttttagtataatcaatagtctagtctataatcgagtctatagtcttatctatagtacagtctatagtctcgtatgcagtctagtctataatctagtctatagtctaatctataatacaGTCTTTAATccgggctatagtctagtctgtagtctagtctatgatctagtctaaagtctagtctatgatctagtctgaagtctagtcttgtttatagtttagtctatagtacagtttagtttatttttttgtttttaattttgaatttatttactaTATGTTAAGTCCCTTAGCCCCACCTCTAgggattttcaaaaaattagtgTTTATTGATTTAATGAGGTCGTTTTTTAGAAATTTGgcataaagaaattaattttcgaTTAAAGATTACTGGGTACTTAAATAAATCTAATGAAGATAATTGAAAACAGGTGGTAAGTGAAATTATCACCCTAATTTACCTCTAATAAGAAATAATTGATAACTAAGTAAAAAGGGTAAACAAAATTAAGTACAATAGAATTAGAAAAAATCCTCTGAAAAAAACATTCTTAATGAGTTTAATAAACTGAGAATAGGTGCACATTTTTAAAAGCCTATATAAATACATGGGGCACAAAGATTTCTTCGTCAGTAACGCTGTAAGCAAGCATGATTTGTAATCAAAAAGTTATAGTTCAGATACTTCTTACTTTCCTTAGCTATTGTCAAGCCATGGCCCCCAAAGAATTTGTTTTACAGCAAcaagttttaatattaatggATCTTATGGTGGAACTACATAAACATCACAATTTCGATAATGTTATAATCTATCGTACACCAGGTTCTTTTTATGAACCGCCCGTAAAAAAGGGTCTAATGCTGGCAACTCGAAATCAAGGAGAATCTTGGCATGTTGAGTTAATACGTAAAAGTTTGGGTAACTTATTGGCTCGTCACGTATCTGAAGAGTTGAGAAAACCTGTAATGATTTTCACCATTGCCCCCTGGAAATATGTTAACAATACGGAGGCCATACCTAATCTGGGCTCaattttaactaataaaaatcTGGCTGTAGTTATACTTAATGATATTTTTGATACAGAACTAAAAGAATTCGTATCTCTATCTCTGGGCGCCAGTTTAGAGACGAAAATCGTATTCCTTGCAATAGGCCATGAACTGACCGATATTTTCACCATAGTACGTGTTGAGAAAATGAGAAGATTTTTTCGTTGGTGTTGGtcgaaaaatttacttaatgtTATACTTCTATTCCAAAGGGATCATATAGATCGAAGTTTAGAGGAATTAAAATTGGaagtttatacatatacacCATTTCCGAGGCCCATTAAAATGATACAGCTAACGCAAAAACCTCCTAGAGAATACTTTCGCGAACGTATTTCAAATTTGTGGGGTTATAGATTTCGGACACCTGTATTTGAGGATAAACCTTTAGTTTTTAAGGTaagttgccaaaaaaaaaaggaacttATAATGATGACATAATGACAGTTTATTTTCAGTCAAAGGATCTTTTTACCGGAGCAGATACCGTTACCGGCATAACTGGTCTCATCTACAGGGAATATACCAAGTACATTAATGCCACTTATAGggaattgaaaaatgttaatttcaacGGTTCCTGGATTGCTGTCATGGGCTATATTAACGATTTGCTGAATGCCCGCAAAATAGACATTTCTATACATCCCCTAACCGCCCTAAAGCCCAATCATTTCTTTAACAGTTATCCCATTACAAATACCAACTGTTGTGTGGTGGTTCCAGTAAAACCGGAAATATTTCCCGCTCTCTATTTACCTCTAACGTTGAGCGTGAAAATGTGGTCCATGCTATTGgtgttatttttaacttttcaatTATCCTATATGTTTGTTAATCATGATAATTATGGTGATGTAAGAACCTGGTTGGCTTTTTCTACCACCTTAAAGGGACTGCTCAGCATGCCTCTGGGTAATATGGgtcattttaaaactataactCGCAACAGCATAGCCTGTcgtagaaaaatatttctgcacATGTTACTCTTACTTTCAGGCATGATTTATGGTCAAACCCATATAGCCGCCCTAACTTCTTTCCTAAGCAGTACTTTATTTCCTCAGCAAATTGAATCGCTAGAGGATTTAAGAAAATCCAATATTTCCATAATGCTGCTCGATTATATACATGATACCTTCaattatttagatttaataCCCGATAACTTTAGCAGTCATATAATTATCAGTGATCCCGATACAGTTTCCTATCATCTAAATCATTTAAACACTTCGTATGCCTATACTGTGTTCAAGGATGAATGGCGTGTTATACAACGTCTACAAATGAATCTATGGAAACCACGTTTTCGTATTGTATCCAAGCTATGTATACCCAATGTTTATATGACTTTACCCATGCAATTTAATTCACCTTTTTATCATTCGCTTATGCGATTTATATTGCGTGTACAGACCACGGGCCTGGAGGTTAAATGGAGCGATatgatttttttgcaaatacaaaAAGCAACTGGTTTAAATACTACTTTGATGGAAAATCTTGAACATCCGGTACCGTTGACATTGGttcattttatgtatattttttatatttataccggAGGTATGTTGATGGcaattgttgtgtttttattggAAGTTGTATGGAAAAAGAAACTGTGGAGGAGATTGAAGAAGTAGAGTATTTTGTGATAATAAATGAAAAggattatagtctggatttaagtctggtctatagtctggtttatagaatggactatagttaagtctatagcatgggctatagtttagtctatagtctgggctatagtatAACCTATAGTTATATAGTtggactataatatagtctatagtctggactatagtttagtctaaagtctgaactatagtttagtctataggctggacaatagtttagtctatagcctggtctttAGTTTactctatactcttgactatagtttagtctataattggactatagtttagtctacagtctggactacagtttagtctatagcctggactacagTTTAgattatagcctggactatagttggactatagcttagtctatagttggactatagtttagtccacagtctggactacagtttagtctatagcctggactacagtttagtttatagcCTGGAttttagtttagtctgtagtctgtactatagtttagactatagtctggattataatttagtttatagttggtctatagtttagtctagactaaactatatatagtctaaagTTGGACTGTGgttcactctatagtcttgactactgtttacacttttcacagtttagtctatagcgtGGATttcagtttagactatagtctggattatagtttagtttatagttagtctatagtttagtctatatatacttagtttagtctaaagttggACTTTAgttcactctatagtcttgactattgttcACACTTTATTATGAACTGTATTTCGGTCTATAGTtaggctatagtttagaatatagtcttactatagtgtagtctatattctggtctataatctggtctatagtctggtctatagtctggactatagtctatagttggaCTATAATTGGACTATAGTTGAGTCAATagttggactatagtttagtctatagtttggactatagtttattctatagtctggtctatggtttagtctataggctggactatagtttggtctataatctatactatagtttagtctatagcctggaatatagttttgtctataatctggactatagttggactatagtttggactatttttagtctatagtctggtctatagattattctatagttttggctacagtctggtctatagtttagtctatagtctggactatagtttagtctatagtctggactataattggactatattttggactattttttagtctatagtctggtctttagattaatctatagtttagtatttagtctggtctatagtttagtctatagtctgttttatagtttagtctgtagtttagtctatagtctggactatagtttagtctatattctggactatagtttagtatatagtctggactatagtttagtctatagtctggactatagtttagtctatagtctgtactatagtttagtctatagtctggactatagttttgtctatagtctggactgtagagtagtctatagtctggactgtagagtagtctatagtctggactgtagagtagtctatagtctggacaaaagAGTAGTATggtatggactatagtttaatctaaagtctggactataatttagtctatagtctggactatagagtagtctatagtttagtctatagtctggactatagtttaatctttaGATGGTATAAAGTTTTGTCTTTAGTTTGGACtattttttagtctatagtctggtctatagattaatctatagtttcgtctatagtctggactatagtttagtctatagtttggactatggattaatctatagtatgcactatagattagtctatagtctggactatagtttactaTATAGTTgtaatatagtatagtctagagttGCGCTATAGttaggtctatagtctggaccgtAGTTGAATCTATAGCTGTActttagttttgtctatagtctggactataggttagtctataattggactatagtttgtactattgtttagtctatagtctggtctatatattagtctatagtttagtctatagtgtggactatatttagtttagtctatagtttgttctatagtcctgaatgtatttcagtctatagttggaataaagttaagtctatagtctgactggtctgttatcaaatttaaaacacaaaaacttcTAACTTTCTTTACGTTGCACCCATTtaatacactgaaagaaaaatccgttattttttgtaatattttttattatataatttgtagatacagatttatttataatatttttttctctcttttgttttatataattataatgtaTATACAGATTGACATAtagcttttgttttatttaaatatatactttagatttttttccattacataagtgtataaattattatgttaaacaatttatttaaatttttgttgataattttttctatataaatataatttaaagttaaaaaaataaaacacaaaaaaaaacaagtttagcTTTTAAGCTGATGATGTGTTTTATAtataggtttgtttttttttaataattttgttgcaataattaataataaatttttttgttttgttacttaATTGAACTAAATTAGAGAGTTAAAAACATTAGACTAATTAACAAAATGGTGGAATGTTgttgttagaaaaaataaaccaccaaaatagtaattaaatttaataaaattttacaggttTAACCTCTaaaaggagttttttttttggggggggggggggggggggggggggggggggggggggggggggggttagTGGTCTGGGGTTGTGTAAGTGAGTTAGGATAAAACAGTTTAAGTTTTGCTTTAACTAATTCTGGGAAGGAGCAGGGTTGTTAAATGATTTGTAAAGAAATGTATATGTTCTCTCCTTAACAGCAGATTTGCACACTATTGTGAatgatagtttttaaaattgttaaggtTTTATCTTAATTTGTGGAATTATGCTTTAATGTTGTTCTTAACTCAAATCTTCCAAGTCAAGACTCTATTGTGATTGAAATTTTACTATTgtgattgaaattttattaatgattttggaaatctttaaaattttcaataaattttatccaaaatttttggaaaagctCGAGTTTTGTAGATATTTTAGTGTTGAATTTTGTTTCCACAAAATTCTTTATAGAATCCATTGTGAATGAATATCacatttatgtttataacacaaagatttttcaaaatcttctaTAACATTAAGAAAGACTTTTAGTTAAAGGAATTTAACACTCCTCTAGTTATTCACTTAACCAGagttctttaaaatgtttgtatttaatgcTCTATTGTGACTGAAAGTTTAGGTTTTAAGATAACTTTCATACAAACGTATTTCACTTGCGGCAATGAGATTTACTACCTCCTGCAGTTCTCTAAATGAAAGTCCACCGAAATCTTggtaaaaa
The window above is part of the Lucilia cuprina isolate Lc7/37 chromosome 6, ASM2204524v1, whole genome shotgun sequence genome. Proteins encoded here:
- the LOC111690127 gene encoding uncharacterized protein LOC111690127, translated to YYMLSPLAPPLGIFKKLVFIDLMSYCQAMAPKEFVLQQQVLILMDLMVELHKHHNFDNVIIYRTPGSFYEPPVKKGLMLATRNQGESWHVELIRKSLGNLLARHVSEELRKPVMIFTIAPWKYVNNTEAIPNLGSILTNKNLAVVILNDIFDTELKEFVSLSLGASLETKIVFLAIGHELTDIFTIVRVEKMRRFFRWCWSKNLLNVILLFQRDHIDRSLEELKLEVYTYTPFPRPIKMIQLTQKPPREYFRERISNLWGYRFRTPVFEDKPLVFKSKDLFTGADTVTGITGLIYREYTKYINATYRELKNVNFNGSWIAVMGYINDLLNARKIDISIHPLTALKPNHFFNSYPITNTNCCVVVPVKPEIFPALYLPLTLSVKMWSMLLVLFLTFQLSYMFVNHDNYGDVRTWLAFSTTLKGLLSMPLGNMGHFKTITRNSIACRRKIFLHMLLLLSGMIYGQTHIAALTSFLSSTLFPQQIESLEDLRKSNISIMLLDYIHDTFNYLDLIPDNFSSHIIISDPDTVSYHLNHLNTSYAYTVFKDEWRVIQRLQMNLWKPRFRIVSKLCIPNVYMTLPMQFNSPFYHSLMRFILRVQTTGLEVKWSDMIFLQIQKATGLNTTLMENLEHPVPLTLVHFMYIFYIYTGVNNLTFTLGSSSECSQKSFFIKLYCD